Below is a window of Komagataella phaffii GS115 chromosome 1, complete sequence DNA.
AGTTTGATAAGGAAATGACCAATTTCCCTGTGTTTGTTATTGGTCAATTTGGAAAGGTTGATTAGGGCTTGTGCAGCAAATATGACCTTATATTGACGGCAATATAATTCGAACCCAAGTTCGTTGACTTGAATATATTGTTTATTCAGTCTGTTGTATATTGTGTTCAAATCATCCATAGTCAACTCTTCAACTGCCCTTTCTCCGAACACATCGTCGTCTTCACGATACGATTTTTGAGAGATGCTTAATGCGTCACGGCGTTTCTTTTCCTGCCTACTCAATCCTTTGGGGTTTAAATCTTCAGGTTTCTTATGAATGTTAAACAAGATCTTGCAAATACCAACAGAAGCTCTGGTGTACATTGGTTGATGATAAAGATTATCAGCCCATCTAATCATTTCAATATAGCTTGCTGGAGTCCCCTTCCTGGGACAATAACTATGGAAATCAAACTGTTCGTCTATAAAGACTCCAAAGATCGTATCAATGGCCTGGAATCTCTTGTAAGCAAGCCCTTgattctccaaaatttctTGCTGTAGGTCAGCGTCAAAATCTCCATCCTTGAGCAGAGCcattttctctttgaaaattctGTAAAATGCCTCAGCTTCCTCCGTGATGAACCACACACATTCAGTATTGTGTAGACCTTCAATGACATCAACACTATCATCAATTCTGTGGAATAGCTTGATAGTTTGAGTTGCTTCATTTATTAAGTTGGCTCTCAAGTAATATTTAGTGGTTTTTGAGTTGATGAACTTATCTTGCAAATCAAGCTTTCTGGCTTCATCCATGAACTTAGCTGCATCTAAAGGCTCACCTTTGTGTTTGAAAACACGAGCCTTAACAATGTAAGGCTCCACAAGAGTTGGAGTGTGTTCAATTACTAAGTTGGcaaatttcaaagcttcaTTCAATTGACCAAGTTCCAAGTAGTGTTGAGCCAGGTAGTATCCGGACCAAACATAGGTGGTTGGGCTGGTGTGATTcttattgaaaaattctgTAACAATGGACCCTAAAGCTTTGGCTTTGTTTACATCTTTGTACAATGGTTTGACATTAACAAAGGCTGAAGGAATTCCCCTTCTTAACTGTTCCAGAACATAGTCAGAAGCAGCTTCGACAAATTTGTCACCCTCGAGGAACGTAAGAGGGATAAACTTTGGTGGATCAGACTTTGGATAAAAACCTGCCAATCTTTGATATAATCGCTTTCTGACATCAGCAGAAGCAACATTGGTGCCTAAACATATTTCTAACAAGTAGTAGTACGAATTATTGTCTGGGTTCCTTTTTAAAAGTTTACGATAAATCATTGAAGCAGCTTTCAAGTCACCTAATTGGATCAGATTCTTTGCCTTTAATTCATCAAACTTTAGTTTGTCAAAAATGcttttttcatcttgatTCAATGCATTCAAAGATGCCTGGAATTCACCAGCCTCATTCAGGATGATAGCCTTGTAGAGTAACAATTGGGAATGCTCCAGTAGATCCCCTTCGCTCAAACTGTCTTTCGCAAGTTCCTCAAACTTGGTCAGAGTTTTAACTGCTGCATTGTAATCTTTATTCAAATGATGAGCAATGGCCAAACCTGTCCAATTACATCTATACCCGGCTTCTTTTTCTAAGGTCATCAGTCTCGATTTCACCATACCGACATATCTGTGATTTTGGGCTTGTAGACAAGACAAGTCCTTGTAAACATTGAAGTTAGCAATTTTGTTATCTACAGctttttgaaaccaaaTAGCCGCCTCTTGGTAATCCTGAACACTCCTGTAGTAAATTCCCAAAATGTGGTTGGTTACCGGTTTCGAATCACCTTGAACAGCAGCCTGCTTAGCGTAGACCTTCGCctcagatttttctttcaaatggtATAACAGTAACGCCTTTAAGGCTACACTTTCTGTGTGACCAGGATTCTTCTTTAAGATGCCATCtacatttttcaaagctttcttGTACTGTTTGTTGTTTAAAAATTGGAGAGCCTCTTGAAAAGAGTCGTCTTCTCTAGCCTTCAATCTGCTTCGAATACTGGACATTACCCTGCGTCGTGTACTATGTGTGATCGAACGGAGAGAACGTATAAGGTTAAGGTTGAATCTATACTGATCGTTTAGATCGTCGAACAAAATGATGGTGGAAAGTGCCTCGCGGGTCGCACCAATTTTGGTCTTCGCTCATTCCTTTTAGAAGATGGGGCTACATACAAGTTTGAATTCCGCTATCAGTCTAGATCAACCAGAAAGATCTGTCTATAAAACAAGCGCCTTTATTTTACAGCCCCATTAGGGAtgcttcttgaaattgtctATGGGATGATTCAATTGGCGTAGCTTGCAACTGAGTAACTTCTTGGCTTTCTTCCTCCTTTAAAACCAGCTGGTATCTCCCAGATTCCCCTTCCAGTTCCATCAGCCCTTCAATTGAGTCGAGAAGTTCATCTACTTTTGGATGGTCAATTTTCCATCCCATTGCCTCACAAAGATAAACTATAAGCTCATCACAATAACCTAAGAGAGAGATGTCAAACTCCGTATGGGTCACAGGATCTTTATTGATAAGAACTTGTGGAATTTCAGGCTTGACTTTGTTCACAATTTCACTTACCGGGGCGACTTTAAGCGATGTTCCAATACATAATAATAAATCACAGTTTTTGACATCTTGAATAATATTATCATGAAAAACTCTAGGCAAATCTTCACCAAAAAATGTAATATCAGGTTTCATAACTCCGTAGCTTTCAGCATACGATCTTTTCACGGTGGAACCAAGAAATGAAAACGAATGCCTGGAAATTCCTTGCTCCGAGTCATCCAATGCTTCAATCTCCTTAATCAATTTTTGTCTCCGTTTTATACAAAAAGGACATAAAGGTAATTCCGAATTTCTtatctcttcaaaaatggtTTCTCCAGGAATTTTGTATTTACATGTAATACAAGAAGCTGTAGCAAATGAGCCATGACATTGTATGACTTTCTCCGACGGAATTCCTGCATTAGCCTCTAGGTTGTCAATATTTTGGGTATAGTTTCTTAAGAGGCTACCTTTATCGGCAAGCAACTTGATGAATCCATGGAGAGGAGTAAAAGAACCTTCCGGAGGCAGAACTAGGTGAGCAATACTATAGAACAAGGAGGGATCCTGTTTGAAGTATTCAAGATCAAACACTGTTTGAGGATCATCCAATCCTTGTTCCTGCAGCTTGGTATAAAATCCTTCAGATGATCTAAAGTCTGGAATACCTAATGAGGTGCTTATACCTGCTCCGGTGAGTACCAAGATGTTTTTAGAAGTTTTTATAGCTTCTATTAGGTGATCTATAGTGTGAAAATCCAGCTTCTTTGTCCTCGTGGTAATTACTCTATGCATTGCTCTCTGAAGATACTTGACCAATGTGTATACCGTTTCGGTAGAGTTTTCATCCTCAGGATATTCTTTGGGTGCGAACCCGAGTAACTTAATAAGATAAACAAAATCACTTGCCCCTGGTGTTTCTGATAACGAGAGGTcgatgaacttggaaataCCTATAGCTTTCAGACAAAGTCTTGTCTTGTAgcaatcttctttggtggGATTGTAATGTATTGCATCTTTATAGGTCATAGGTTCATGGCTTGGAATTTCATATTCTATTATGTTTAGGGACTCAGATAAGATATCGTTACTCCTAGAGATCTTGGAGGAGGAAGTGCTAGTCGAAGATGCATTGTTATTTTCCACTTCAGCTTCTTGTTCCGAAGATAGTGATGAGTCCAGGCTGATCACATCAATATTTGATTCCTGGGTTCCATTTTGTTGTGTGGAGAGTCCTTGTTCAAAGACATCCATGTCAATGATGTGTTCGTTGAAAGGAAGTAACTACTTCGAACCGATGTTTAATCCGCGATAAAGCTTGAAGGGAAATCCTATAGGGAAACTTTTAGCTGTAGTGGATGATGGCTCCGTCTAGCGTGGAAGGGAGTAAGCTCTTCAAGTCGcgaacaagaagaaatctttcaatccattttaatccaatcttcttgaattaCACACCCTGAGTTGACCAAGATGCCGCAGAAGCCAGTCAGATTACCTCCTTTGCCGAGGTTAAAGGTTAGAAAGCCATTGCTTCAAACAAAGTCCAACCCCTGTATGGTTGTCATGTCAACATTATTGAACTGTTGGGCATCTAATGGAGAGGGAAGTCAAGCTTGCAAAGAGCTAGAGCTGTCTCTGAAAGCATGTATGGATACTAATAAGGGCGGAGCCCAAGCTACCAGGTCGTCTATAAATTATCATGCTGGACGATTGTATCCAAAGATCAGTGGAAAGTCTC
It encodes the following:
- a CDS encoding Subunit of the N-terminal acetyltransferase NatA (Nat1p, Ard1p, Nat5p); translation: MSSIRSRLKAREDDSFQEALQFLNNKQYKKALKNVDGILKKNPGHTESVALKALLLYHLKEKSEAKVYAKQAAVQGDSKPVTNHILGIYYRSVQDYQEAAIWFQKAVDNKIANFNVYKDLSCLQAQNHRYVGMVKSRLMTLEKEAGYRCNWTGLAIAHHLNKDYNAAVKTLTKFEELAKDSLSEGDLLEHSQLLLYKAIILNEAGEFQASLNALNQDEKSIFDKLKFDELKAKNLIQLGDLKAASMIYRKLLKRNPDNNSYYYLLEICLGTNVASADVRKRLYQRLAGFYPKSDPPKFIPLTFLEGDKFVEAASDYVLEQLRRGIPSAFVNVKPLYKDVNKAKALGSIVTEFFNKNHTSPTTYVWSGYYLAQHYLELGQLNEALKFANLVIEHTPTLVEPYIVKARVFKHKGEPLDAAKFMDEARKLDLQDKFINSKTTKYYLRANLINEATQTIKLFHRIDDSVDVIEGLHNTECVWFITEEAEAFYRIFKEKMALLKDGDFDADLQQEILENQGLAYKRFQAIDTIFGVFIDEQFDFHSYCPRKGTPASYIEMIRWADNLYHQPMYTRASVGICKILFNIHKKPEDLNPKGLSRQEKKRRDALSISQKSYREDDDVFGERAVEELTMDDLNTIYNRLNKQYIQVNELGFELYCRQYKVIFAAQALINLSKLTNNKHREIGHFLIKLNFDVLSSDKVPDSLKKVVKITLLKNFPETKDLLDDRSQMEAYANQKFLSSLTL
- a CDS encoding Conserved NAD+ dependent histone deacetylase of the Sirtuin family, translated to MDVFEQGLSTQQNGTQESNIDVISLDSSLSSEQEAEVENNNASSTSTSSSKISRSNDILSESLNIIEYEIPSHEPMTYKDAIHYNPTKEDCYKTRLCLKAIGISKFIDLSLSETPGASDFVYLIKLLGFAPKEYPEDENSTETVYTLVKYLQRAMHRVITTRTKKLDFHTIDHLIEAIKTSKNILVLTGAGISTSLGIPDFRSSEGFYTKLQEQGLDDPQTVFDLEYFKQDPSLFYSIAHLVLPPEGSFTPLHGFIKLLADKGSLLRNYTQNIDNLEANAGIPSEKVIQCHGSFATASCITCKYKIPGETIFEEIRNSELPLCPFCIKRRQKLIKEIEALDDSEQGISRHSFSFLGSTVKRSYAESYGVMKPDITFFGEDLPRVFHDNIIQDVKNCDLLLCIGTSLKVAPVSEIVNKVKPEIPQVLINKDPVTHTEFDISLLGYCDELIVYLCEAMGWKIDHPKVDELLDSIEGLMELEGESGRYQLVLKEEESQEVTQLQATPIESSHRQFQEASLMGL
- a CDS encoding mitochondrial 37S ribosomal protein YmS-T, translating into MPQKPVRLPPLPRLKVRKPLLQTKSNPCMVVMSTLLNCWASNGEGSQACKELELSLKACMDTNKGGAQATRSSINYHAGRLYPKISGKSHD